Below is a genomic region from Mustela lutreola isolate mMusLut2 chromosome 1, mMusLut2.pri, whole genome shotgun sequence.
CCAGAAGACAAGAGTCGGGTTTGACTGTAATTCCGGGGAATGAGGGGGTTAAGGGAAGCCCCCTACACACACGCACGGACGCGCGCACACGCCCTCTCATTATCCGCAGTCAGAGGTACCCCAGGTGGCCTTTTCCACTAGCTGCGACCTCGTGTTTTCTTCCAAGTTAGGCACAGAACCATTCAAAGAACGGAGATTGAGGTGCCGTCCGGCCCATCCCTCTAATTTGTGCTCGTTTCCAGGTAAACGGCTGTCCTCCACCCCCCTGGAAATCCTGTTCTTTCTGAACGGGTGGTATTATGCTACCTATTTTCTGCTGGAACTCTTCATATTTCTGTACAAAGGTAAGGCGTGGGGCTTGACTACCCTTGCCCCAACATCCCTTCCCCACGTCAGCCCAGAGCCAACTCCCATCAAGAGCCCGCGTTTCTGTAGCTCCTCCTCACTTCTTCATTCTATGGCTTCTTCGAGAATGATTCACTAGGAAGCCCCTCAGCAAGCATTTCCTCAGTTTGGGAAATGTGGACTTCTCTGTCCTTACTCCCTCGTCACCTCTCCGCTGAGCCCCACCAAGCTCATTGGTGACCCTCAGAAACTGTTCAGGGGCCAGTGTACCTATGTAGATCCAATCATTTTGGAGAGTGGAGGCCTCACAGACTCTTGGAGTTTGGGGTGAAATCCCCTAATAACGAGCTGGCCTCTAACAGACACGGTCACACTGCGAGTTAACGTATCCTGCAGCAGGTTAATAGATCCTGCCCACATCTTGCTAACTAGTTCATGGAAAGCTGATAAGATGCATGCCCTCTTTATCCCCAGGTGTGGGGGAGCTCTCGTGGGTGCTGTTATAGGCTTGCAAACCCTGGCTTTTCTGTTGGCAGCCCTCCTGCTACCATATCCAACAGCCAACCTAGTACTCGATGTGGTGATGCTTCTCCTTTACCTTGGAATTGAAGTAATTCGACTGTTTTTTGGTGAGTTTTGTCCAGAGAATATTTCCATTCTTCTCAGACAGACTGCTCTCTGTAACTTGATTAACAAGAACAAGTACATGACCTGGTCTCACAATAAGAGATTGGATCTGGTGGAAAGTCCCATTACTCCTTCTCGGAAGTTTCAAGCTGCTTCATATTTTGGGTCAAGCTTTACTTGTTTGTTGCTCTGTAGGGCCAGAGGTGGGCAGTAGCATTTTAGATAGTTCCTTCCTAATTTCCTAAGTGCTAGGAGAGCCTGGTTCCTCCCCCTGGCTTGCTTGGGAGAATAGATTTGACTGTAAGTCCATGTTCAAGGTCATATATGTCACATTAGTATTAAggtcccctcttctctctgaacACGGATTTcttaggacatttttaaaaaagattttatttatttatttgacagagcaaaagagggagacagagcagaagtcgagagagcagcagagggagagggagaaacaggctctccactgagcagggaacctgacacagggctcaatcccaggaccctgagatcatgacctgagccaaaggctgatgcttaaccaactgagccacccaggtgcccttaggaCAAGTTTTTTATCCTCACAGATCGAGAGCAAATTCCTTACTAGTTAGATTATCTTATCCCAGAAAACAGTGTTAAAACAGAAGCTGAGAAGAAACAGTATTTGCAGCACATGTAACAAAGGATAAAGAAGGCTCACGTAAATCACTAAAGAAAAGatgacctaattttaaaaattggtaaggGACACTAATAGGCAGTTCATACAAGAATAATTACAGAGGATCAGTAACCATGATAAAATGCCCAAACTCATTAGTAAAAAGCAAACTGAACAAACAAAGTAACAATTTCATCCATCATATTTAAAAGATTTCCAAATACTCAGTATTGGATTGGATATGAAGACCAGGCCTCTCTATTCCCACACTCTTTGGGAATATAAATTAGAACAGCTGTTTTGCTAATAGTTTTGCcatgtaaaatatgtatttttttctttaagatttttatttgtttattggacagagatagagatcacaagtaggcagagaggcaggcagagtttgggggaagcaggctccccactgagcagagagcccaacacgggactcgatccaaggaccccaagatcacaacccgagccaaaggcagaggctcaacccactgagccacccaggcaccctgtatttttttttttttttaatgattttatttatttgagagagaaaatgcacatgagtggggctgaggggcagagggaatctcaagcggactccccactgagcacagagcctgatgcagggcttgatctcacaactctgagctcttgacctgagctgaaatcaagagtcataagcTCAAAGGACCgagtcaccctggtgcccctaaaatttgtattcttCATCCTGACAATTACACATCTAAAACTGGTTGAAAAAAACCAAGTAATTCCACAGATATGTAAAGGTACCTATTGGAGAAAGCTTATGGCCACATATTTTGTAACATCAAAACATTAGAGGGGCCCCTGGCCGGCTCCGTCGTCAAgcgtgccactcttgatctctgggttgtaagccccatgctgggtagagattacttaaaaaataaaacgaattaaaacaaaattagaagggcgcctgggtggctgagttggttaagtatctgacttcaggtcaagtcatgatgacctgaagccccacattggtctccctgctcaatgagagtctgcttctccctctccctgttcccctcccccgatagtactctctctctaataaacaaaatcttaaaaaaaattggaagcaacctAAACATCTGCCAATACAGGATTAGTTAAATGAATTATAGAATTGCCTCAATGAAATCGCtcatagccattaaaaaaaaagaattaggtagTTATATGTGGAAAGGTGTCTAACTTacattaaatgggaaaaaataaatggaaaacagtatgtagagTATGATCCTATTTTTATAGGGCCTTTCACTTtccatattttctaaaattattttctgtatttatattagttgaaaaattttcagtgattatatattatagttaaaaaaacattCCCCCCAAGCAAAGAAGTCGCTGTCCCTTGAGTGGGAGGCAGACTTGAAGCAGGACCTTTGGAGTGAACGACTCCATCCTGTGGCACCTCCGGAGCCTCGCATTTTGAGCGCAGTGGGACCCCATTTATAAATCTGCCCATCCCCATTTGGGATCATTTTTCTCTGCCTTGCCAGGCTCTccttcccatccccccaacctTTCCTCTGAGCCCAGGGAAAGCAGGTCACTTGGAGGTGATTCCATGGGCTGTGTCTGACAGGTACAAAGGGAAACCTCTGCCAGCGAAAGATGCCACTTGGTATTAGTGTGGCCTTGACCTTCCCATCTGCCATGATGGCCTCCTATTACCTGCTGCTGCAGACCTACGTGCTCCGCCTGGAAGCCATCATGAACAGCATCTTGCTCTTCTTCTGTGGTTCAGAGCTGCTGCTTGAGGTGCTCACCCTGACGGCTTTCTCCAGGTACCGCTGCTGAGGGACCATTTCCTGTCACCTGAGGGTTGGGTTCCCATCTCCTCCTAGGGAGGGACTCATTGTTCTTCTGAAGCCCGAGGGGTCTGAAGCACTTTCAGGGGGAAAAAGGGTGCCTAGGGGATTGCTTTTCCTATTTAGGGTAGACAGTTACTCAGGGAAGAGATTCTCCTTGTTCTCTGGGTCCAAGAGGCTTGGAAGATAGAACAGTTCAGGCCAGCTGCTCTTGTTCACTGGTCTtttaaccttttttctttctttctgccatcAGTATGGACAGGATTTGAAGTACAGACATTTCAGCCAGCAGCCCTCATGGGCTGAGACCACAGGTTCTTCTGGTCTTTAGCCACACCAGTGAGAACTGGGTCAAGTTGTACTGGGAAGGGTTGCAGCTCTTCCTCAGTACAGACATTCGAGCATGAAGCCACTGGGCATCATCTTCTAAACAGGACCATCAGCCTAAGAGACTGTGCTACACTCCAGCATAGGGAGGGGCGAGGCTGTCCCATCCTGGCCTGGCTCagagccggctccctgctgagctccagTTCTCTTTGATCCTCATGGCAAGAGCATCTTGTGTGGCCCACGTGGGCTCCTTGGGCTTCCAGCGGGACCGGAGCCACATACTCCCCGTGAGCACAGAGAACCTTGGGACGGTCTGCTCCCAGGGTGACGCGCAAGCCTCTCACGTCCTTCCCCAGAGACTGAGCTCCGGAATTTTTTTAGTGGCTCATAGTGTTATTTTTCTACTCTCATCATGATACAaacattattttgtaataaaCGTATATTTTCTGTCATGGGAGTTGCAGCCTTTTCCTTATGGCACCTGTCCCTAGAATTTCATCCGCCCCAAGGGAAGGTAGGCTTTGTCCCAGTGGTTTGTTCCCAGGCTGTGCTTACTGGTCCTGTGTGGACACGAAGGCAATGGTGATTTTCTTCCTCCAGCTCTAGCTTAAATTAACGCCTAAGGGCACCGTCAGCTTCCGTATCTTCCTCAGGCCTGTCGTCCTGTAACAGACTGCTTATACACTTCACCTCCGCCTGAAAGCCAGCATCTTTTCTCTCACTCCTCTTACAGGTCATGGTCAGCTTCTTACCAGAGTGAGGCAGGAATACTTGGAAGAAGCATAGTCAAAAGACAGCATTTTCCagtggtttattttaaaatttcaaattaacataaaaggaaatacacttttttttttaaactggagaaATATTGCCTTACATGCGTATATCATTCCTTTTTCcaagtctttaaaattttctcatctaACTCAGTAgtggcgtttttttttttttctcttttcccccaagAAGCCACCAGGAGCCATGACAGAATCCACTTTAGGAAACCTCAAGCCATATGGCCCCTCTGCTGTCAGATGAATCCTAGAATATCTGCTCTTGCTCAAAGTCAAAGTTAATTGGTCTTTAAGCATTTCTATGCAGGCTTTTAATTCTGCTTATTTCCCATGATCGAGCTCCTTCTCATCCTGTGAAGGTCTCCACTGTCCAGAAGCACTGATGATTTATCTTGTTTCCTACCCCTTGTGTGTCCTTGCTTCCTGGCTGCTTTTGGAGTCTATCCAAAAACTGTAGTAAACAGGCCTAATCCACCATGAAACAGGAACAAAAAATCTTGGAACCTCCTTGATATTTCAGTCACAgaccccccccagcccccggcctGTTGCTTGCACTGCTGCTTTCTCTAGCTGTGCTTTGAAGAAGTTGTTGACATCAAGCTAGACAGGAACTGGTTCTCCAGGGCCTCCCCATTTCTTCTAAAGGTTCAGTGGTTAAGGTCGTTCTCCTGGCAACACAGATAAACGAATGAAAGGCTCATTTGGAAGTTTAGAGGTGGCTTATAATTAAAAGGAACCTTAGAAAGGAATCTAAACTCCCACTTTGGAGACTTAGAGATGAGAAGGGAACAGCCAAGCATCCCACAACCGGTTACTAGCAGTTGGATCTAGAAATCTTGTCTTAGCAGTCTGTCTAGATCAAGTAAATTCTCCTCCTCCACAGGTACCACTTGAGGAGGATGAGTAGTTGGAAGTGGGGATGGGATTAGAGCAGGAAGTCCTCACTCATCGGCTGGTTCTCTGCGAGCTTCTTGCACTGCTTCCTGGGGCGGGCTCCACGGAGCTTTATACTTCCTGCAGCTTGCTGGAACCACACGTGCAGGTGTAGTCACACAACAACAGAATGTCCTAACTGAAACTGAGGCAGCAGGGGGTGGGAATGCGCATAGCCagtcttttgtattttgtattttgtatttgaatGCCAAGGGGAAGTCACTGAGCCGCCCATCTAGACCTGAAGGATCAACATTCTGGAACAGTGGAGAGGACCTGAGTGAAGGAGTATGCCTTGGTCACAGGGGGCCTTGGTCACAGGGGCGGGGAGAGACCTGCTCAGATATTTATCACACGCGTGGCCAGGTCAGGTGACTGCAGTGGCCATCCCTAGAGGCTGAGGTCTGGCCCAGTTCAGGAAGCACTCGGCACACGCAGATTCGGGTTTGTGGCTCTATACCATGACAGCAATGTATAGGAGACTAATAACTCATCCACTGCCTGGCAGAGTAGATTTAATCCGTACCATGATCctgtgaggcagaagaaaatcaactCAAATGTTAAGTCACCTCCTGAGGGCATTTAGCTTAAGTAAGAGTTGGGATTTGAAGCAACAGGAACCCCAAAGTCATTCCCTTTCTGTTCCACCGTGGTAGTGCTTTGATGAACGGGTGTACTTCTCTAACTTACTGGTCCTCATGCTTCAGTTTACACGAATGTCATCTGGGACATAAGAAGTAGATTTctagggtgcccgggtggctcagtggttaagccgctgccttcggctcaggtcatgatctcagggtcctgggatcgagtcccgcatcaggctctctgctcagcagggagcctgcttcctcctctctctctctctctctctctgcctgcctctctgcctacttgtgatctctctctgtcaaataaataaataaaatcttaaaagaaaaaaaaaaaagaagtagtagaTTTCTAGACTTCACATAGAAGTGGGGCTTGCTGGAATAGGCAGCACAGGACCACGGAACCTGCCTTGAGAGCACACTCCTATTTCCCTCATGCTGTGCGTTGTCAGCTTCTGGggttctccctcccccccaaagtttgtttttttgctgATCTTGCCTTCGCAGGTCCCAGTACACATTATGTACCACCTGGTCTCTTGTTCATCTTTTTGTACATGTAACACTTGTCTTGATTCATCTGGCTCTTTGAAAAGCCGGAAGCTTTCTGTAATTCCAAGGAGCCCACCCACAACACTCTGCTAAACTTTCTAATCTGTACTTCCTAAAGTTTAGACAGCATTACAGTTTCCAAAACATGTTCACGTTGCTCTCTTGGATTCTTCAAACAACACTGCGTGAAAGGCAGGACAGCTCTGGTTCTCAGCTCACAGCGGGCACTGGCAGGCATACTTCCAGACTCCGAGCAGAGGAGCCTTCCCTTCCTGAACTTGAGAACATCAGAAGCGAACTGTAAAGGGAGGGCATTTACTCGGAGAACAAACCTTAGGAATCCTGAAGGACAAAGGACAACGTGGAAGTTTTCTTCCCTTAGCTTAGCTGGCTAAGGAAGCAAGCTAACCCTCAAGGGGCGCTTCAAAGACCTGCGCTCCAGGCCCCTTAGAGTCGCGCAGGCTGCCACACGCCCGGCCGGCGCTTCCAGCTCCGAACTCGGGGCTTCAGTGCCATCCCAGAGCCTCTACGTCAGCCCCGGCCCAGGTCCCAAATACCTCAACAAAGCTATTCAATGCAGAATCCATAAAACAGCTCACAccccatttattatttaaaaatattttgttacaaaaggaaaaaaatacaatgcaGTATAAAAGATTGACAGCGTCATCAAGTTTATTACACAATTTTCAACCTATCAGAAAGACAAACAAATCACCGACAACAGGGGGACGGGGCCTTGGCCTTTTTGagggctgggttttttttttttccttttgctatcAGGAAATAGAACTAAAATTTGTGTCAttgagtaaaaacaaaacaaaaatggggagaaaaaattCTCCGGGTAAACGGCTTTTCTggtattctatatattttcttttccttaaactgTCACCTTACTTGGTTttctctacattttaaaaagacacccGGAGCTGCTCTCGAGGATAAGCGCATCACTTAACACTTGGCCAGCCGGGCGGGGGGCCATGTTCTGAagtggaggtggggatggggttggggacaaggggaaaaaagctaCAAACATGTAGCCTCTGTCCCAAGGGAATGTGCCTCTCCAACCCTGGGGGGACCCCCTCACTGACGGACTGAGGGCTACGTCAGAAACGTGCAGGGAAGAGGAAGGGTTCCGGTCCAACTCAGTCTCTCCCCTCTGAGCCAGAGGGTCTCGGGGGACCCTGCGTCTCACATGCCACGTCTCTTCTCCCGTTAGATGTCATGTGCCCCGTACATGCACGCAGAGGCAGCAGCCGTCGCCCCACGGGTACCGCAGGACTCTGCTGCTGCAGCTACCTGCGGCAGCAACCACAGCACAACTTGGATGTTCTGGGAAAGGCAATTCCATTTGCCCGTGTAGAACATGGCCCCCGGAGTGGTGGTCCTTAGAACTCTAGCTGAGCTCACCTGAGTCAGGCCCCACTTCCTCCTCGCTCATCAGAGGTAGGAAGCACCTCCACACTGAGCGAGGGGAACGATTAATACATCAACAGTCAAAAGGTGGGAAGACACCAAATCTGTGACTTCACCTGCCTGCTAGTGCCAGGTTCTCCCACAGTGAGTAAAATAGGTATGTACCTGGGGGATGCAAGCCCATGCTCACATCGAACCTGAAAAATGAAAGCCTCTATGGAAGTAGGCCACAGCCTGCCCAACCCGCCTCCGTCCTCCCGCTCCTGGAGTTCGCAAGGGTTCTTCACTGCTGAGGTCCGATGTCCCCGTCTCCCAAGGGCAGTAGCTTCCTCTAAAACAAGGAAGCAGCCTTCTTGGGGGAGGGGCTCCACGTGTGAAATGAAAAAGCCCCAGGAAAGGGAACACCTAGTACAGCGAGTTCTTCCAAGAGGCAACCAAGCACGAAGCAGCAGAGGGTGGTAACTTGCTCTGCCAGGCTCCCCAGCAGCAAGCAACCTCAGGGGCCTTCTCTACTTAGGAGGGGCAAGTCCACTGAGGCGGCCGGGCAGCAGGGAGGTGGGAAGGTTCAGCCCTCTGGGAGGTCAGGGAAACGAACCGTCAATATGTAAGAGGGAAAAGCAAGAACAGGAGAAGCTTCTCGTAAGGGAATTTCTGTTCTCAGAGTCCCTCCTCAAAGGGCTGGGAAGGTAAAGGAGTTAAACAAAGAAGTGGTATGTTAGCAAGGGGTTTGGACCCTCTTGGCCCCACCAAGCCTCGTGCGGAGGGCAGGAGCCTGGGCATATTTTGGCACACCCAGTCACTCTCCCAGATCCTGCATGGATCTGTTTTCTTTGGGAAGAAAGTCTTCCTATCAGCCTCACCACTGAACTGCTCCTGGAGAATCAGAAACTCCTACGTTTTCTTGGACAAAGCACCATTCTCTGTGGAGACCAGGGGCCTGACAGGTTTTCTTCCTGTCTGCCAGCCCTCCCAACCACACAAAGTCTTCAGGTTCCTTCCCCTGACAAACAGGAGGGGTGGGACTGGGAGGGCTGCCAGGCAGTCTTCAGTCCTGTAGGGCAGAGGGTATTCCCTGGGTGTCTGAAGGGGGTGAGGGGtttggaggaagggggaggggtggagtggCCTCCGTCCTTTAGTCCTGATCAAGGTGAGGAGATGcaagtccattaaaaaaacatttgctTCCAACCAGACTCCTGCAATGAGAacatcagaagaaaagaaaacacacgtTAGCGGTTACCTTCTGACTGATGGGCTTACGCAAGTTACAACTGGCTTCCTCTGAAGTTACAATGTATGAAGTAGGGTATATACACAGACAGAACGCAAGCCTGGGGaagtgaaggaaagaaagcaggatTGTCTGGGGGTGTCTGGCACTGTGCGCAGTGAGGGAATGGTTGCAGGAGCTACAGTGAGTAGAGAGAAAAAAGCAGTGACATCTCACACTTTAAGGTTAGGGGAGAACAGACAATGAAACAAAGTTTCAAAGCAGTTTGACTGAAAAGGAGACTTTGCCCAGAGAAGTATGGAAACTACAACAATCCAAGGAGAGTCGCGATAAGGAAATATCGCAGGGAACTTAAATACCATTTCAGAAAATGTTCTGAGCAAGTCAGAGCTTACCTTAAGGGGAGGGGTAAAAATCTGGAAATGGGAGGTCCAATGGTAAGAAAATAAGTGTGCATATAACCAAATCCGTTCACCCCAAACACCCAAGAGGCCCTAGCAGGGAGCATGTACTTACACAGGAAACTCCTACTAAACTTTTCTCTCCAAGAAGCCCTGTTTAAAACAGACTCCAAACAGTGTTCTTGCAAGTACATGTGCGTGCATACACGTAAGGGGCCGGGGATCTTCTAACCTGTACTAAAGCTCAAGGGATTCTATGTGTTTCCCCAGACAACAGCTTTGAGTGAGGGACCAAGAAACAGCCTAATACCAAGAGTTATCTGGCCAGGCTGGAACAGAAAGCAGAGCATGGAGATGAAAGAACCAGTAGTCCCCATTCAAGAAACCTAAAAGCACAATTAAGAACTTCTGCCAAACATTAAGACACTGTTAAAGCCACTCACTACATGTCTACCAAACTTAAGGTCCCTGGTACGCCCAGCCCTTTTCCAGTGTGGCAGCATCAGTAAGCTGGGAAGCGGCCTGGTCAATCTGACCGCATAAAACAGAAGTCCTAGGTAACAAGAGAAAGGGAGATTAAATTCAGGCTTGTGACTTCCGCTAAAGGCCAAACCCACAACACAGCCTACACACAAATGCTCACTTTATGGGGTGCTCTTCTGTAACCTGGGGGAGCTAtccaagggggtggggggagaatccACAAGCTGCCCAATCCTTTGATGTtctgaaatggcaagatttccgcTTCGGATTCCCAGAATCTGTTACAGAGGCCACTGCCTTCCGGCTTCTCTAAACACCTATACTGCAGGCATCTGTCTCATTTCCTGTGAGGGAAAACCGAAGCCTTCTGTGCCTCTCCACTCCACCCCATCTGTGTTTCTCAATCTTTGCGCACTGGATCAAAACTGAACACAATGTTTAGTTTTCCTTGGACCAGGAGGAAAGGAATGAGGTGAGAATGATTATATCTTAAGTAGGATAATATCTCCAAATAATGAGCCAAGAACCACGAGAAGTTGAAGCCAAAGCCACATATTACCTAAGGATATCCTCAAATTCCaaggcatacacacatatacctgAAAACAGATGTAGTTTGGGAACGGTccatacaaaacaaaacacaggataACTAGTACATCAGGAAAAGTCAACTGTAGCACCCAGTTTTTAGAGCCTGTGGATACATTAGGTGGTAATGTCTGGATGCAGGCAGAAGCCCAAGTGGCCAATGAGACTGTGTCCTAGTGGTGGTGTCCACCCTGAGGCAGAAGGGACAGAAAAGTTTGCTGTCCGTACTGCTGCCTCCAGACAGACACACCTTTTGGCTCTCAGGGAACACTGTCCATACAATATGAACCCTAGTATTTTCTAACTAAAACATGTCGTACACAGAGCTTGCACAGTTCTCCAGCTAAATGGGCCCAGGCACCATCTCCCCAACATGAGACGTCCTATGTCAGGACCTGGTGACTGCAGATAGAATGCAGAGTCCTTAAGATGAGATgtgagaaaatgacatttttggggtgcctgatgCAATTCTTTTGGACTAGTTATCTGGAAGGAATGAGCAACATATCTACAGGATAAAACATGGGGACCCAAAAAACCTGTTTCAGAgttcccttttcctcctcttgtCATAGGCCTGTACCAGCCAAATGACTGTTTTCTGGGAACTACTGGGTTGTAGGTTTTTCAGAGTTATCCAAAGTGCATCACcctcataatggaaaaaaaagccCATTTTACAGGCAGAAGAAATGAGCAAAATGACGGCTCCTGTTTCAGGTTCAGATGTTCAGTCCCCAAAATACTAATTGTCAGTGGATCTCACAACTTCTGTCAAAAGGCTATTAGAAGCAAAGCTGCCAGGAACTGTGACATGCAGTTCTATGTTCTAACTGCTAAAGGGAAAGTGGCCCCGGAGCCTGTAATTCATGCTCTGCACGGACAAACACCTCCCTGGTCACTATTCTAGTCTCTTCCACTCAGAAGGACCCACATTGTGA
It encodes:
- the TMEM216 gene encoding transmembrane protein 216 isoform X1, giving the protein MPRRKELPPTSIPTSEEYTAVLKGKRLSSTPLEILFFLNGWYYATYFLLELFIFLYKALLLPYPTANLVLDVVMLLLYLGIEVIRLFFGTKGNLCQRKMPLGISVALTFPSAMMASYYLLLQTYVLRLEAIMNSILLFFCGSELLLEVLTLTAFSRSWSASYQSEAGILGRSIVKRQHFPVVYFKISN
- the TMEM216 gene encoding transmembrane protein 216 isoform X2, which gives rise to MAPRGKRLSSTPLEILFFLNGWYYATYFLLELFIFLYKALLLPYPTANLVLDVVMLLLYLGIEVIRLFFGTKGNLCQRKMPLGISVALTFPSAMMASYYLLLQTYVLRLEAIMNSILLFFCGSELLLEVLTLTAFSRSWSASYQSEAGILGRSIVKRQHFPVVYFKISN
- the TMEM216 gene encoding transmembrane protein 216 isoform X4, whose amino-acid sequence is MLLLYLGIEVIRLFFGTKGNLCQRKMPLGISVALTFPSAMMASYYLLLQTYVLRLEAIMNSILLFFCGSELLLEVLTLTAFSRSWSASYQSEAGILGRSIVKRQHFPVVYFKISN
- the TMEM216 gene encoding transmembrane protein 216 isoform X3, with the translated sequence MLLLYLGIEVIRLFFGTKGNLCQRKMPLGISVALTFPSAMMASYYLLLQTYVLRLEAIMNSILLFFCGSELLLEVLTLTAFSSMDRI